AATCTTCCCAGACCGATTATGCCGAACTGTTTCTTGCCCATCAGCCCAGCAGGACCTCCTCCTTAGGATAATAAAACTCTTTAGGCCGGGAGGAAAGCCCGGTGAGGAGGACCGCCAGGGAGAGCACCCCCACCCGTCCGGCGTACATGGTGAAGATCAATACCACTTTGGACCAGGGGGAAAGTTGGGGGGTTATTCCCGTGGAAAGCCCCACCGTTCCCAGGGCGGAAACGGTTTCAAAGAGGCGGGCCAGGAATTCCGTGCCGGAGGAGGCGAAGGTGTGTCCGGGGGCCGAGAGGATCAGGAGGAACTGAGCCAGAAAGATGGTAAAGGCGTAGAGGGACACCAGGGTCAGGGCTTTGAAGACGATGTCCTGGGGTATGGTGCGCCGGAACACCGTGGCCCGGCTGTAGCCCCGCAGTCTACTCCACACCGAGGCCACCAGAACCCCGAAGGTGGTGGTTTTTACCCCTCCTCCGGTGGAACCGGGACAGGCACCTACGAACATGAGGAAGATGAGTACATAAAGACTTACCTCCCCGAAGCGGGAAAGATCGATGAGATTGAAACCGGCGGTGCGGGCACTCACGCTGAGGAAAAAGGCGTTGAGGATCTTCTCCGGGAGGGAAAGCCCGGTAAAGGCTCGATTTTTTTCGAAGATCAGAAAGAGAAGACCCCCCATCAGAATGAGAATCAGGTGCGTGGTCAGGGTCAGCCGGGTGTGGAGCGACCACTTCCGTATTCCCCTGGAGCGGAGACGCTGGACGGCTTCGAATACTATCGGGAAGCCGGTGTTCCCCGCCAGGATGGCCAAAGCGATCACTGTCGGGAGGTAGAGGTTGCGGCTGTAAGAGGTGAGCCCGGCAGGGAGATCCGAAAATCCCGCGTTACAGAAGGCGGAAACCGCGTGAAAGAGGGCGTGGAAGAGGCCCTCGCCGGGGTTCGAGCTCCAGAAGGCCGGGATCAGGAGGAGGGTAAGGACGAGCTCCGTACCGAGGGTATAGATCACGATGGTGAGGATGAGAGAACCCAGGTGGACACCGTGATAGGGGGCGAAACTCTCCTTCAGGGAGAGACTTTCGATTACGGGGACGGAGCGTCCCATCAGGATGAAAAACAGGGTGGAGAAGGTCATGATCCCCAGACCTCCCAGCTGGATGAGAGCCAGGATGACCAGTTTCCCGGGCAGGGTAAAGGTGGTGGCGGTATTGACCACGGTGAGCCCGGTGACGCATACGGCGGAGGTGGAGGTGAAGAGGGCGTCCAGAAAGGAGAGCTTTTCCCCGTGCATCCAGGGGAGCCACAGAAGGATGCCTCCGATCAGGGCCGTTACGGCGAAGGAAAGGGCCAGGTAAAGGGCGGAGCGCAGGGGCGGACGGTTGGCGGATTTCATTGACGGACGAGCTTAAAGAAGTGTCGGATCTCCTCGAGTTTCCGGAGGGCCGCTCCGGAGGAAAGGATTTCCCGGGCCAGGGCCACCCCTCCCCTGAGATCCAGGGTCTTTTCGGCGGCGTAGAGGGCCGCCCCGGCATTGAGCAACACCATGTCCCGTTTGGGGCCTTCCTCCTTCCCGGAGAGGATGGCCTCGATGAGGCGGGCGTTTTCCTCCGCGTCCCCTCCCTTGAGTTCTTCGGGATCCTCACAGAGCTCGAGCCCCACATCCTCGGGATCCACATAGTAGGTGGTGATCCGGCCCTCCCGCAGTTCGGAGACCTTGGTGGAGCCGGTTACGGTGAATTCGTCGTAGCCGCCCTCCCCGAAGACCACCAGTGCTCTCCGACACCCCAGCGCGTCCAGGGCGTAGGCCATTTTTTCGGTCAGACGGAAGTCGAAGACCCCCAGGACCTGGGTGTTGGCCCCGGCGGGATTGGCCAGAGGCCCGAGAAGGTTGAATATGGTGCGGAAACCGAGCTCCCGCCGGGGGCCCATGACCGCCTTTACCGCCGGATGATAGGCCGGGGCGTAAAGGAAGCAAAATCCCACCTCTTCCAGCGCGCGGGCGGAAACCTCCGGGGGGACCTCCAGGGGAATCCCCAGGGCCTCCACCACATCGGCGCTTCCGGAGCGGCTGGTCACGGAACGGTTCCCGTGTTTGGCCACCGGTACCCCCGCCGCGGCCACCACGAAAGCGGCGGCAGTGGAGACATTGAAGGTGCCCTTGGCGTCGCCACCGGTACCGCAGGTGTCCACCAGGGGGCTCTTATCGGAGAGGCCGTGAGGCACCCTCACCATACGTTCCCGCAGGGCCCGTGCGGCTCCGGCCACCTCCTGCCAGGTCTCTCCGCGCATACGCCAGGCGGTAAGCAAGGCCCCGATCTGGGCCGGACTGGCCTGGCCGTCCATGATCAGCCCTACCACCTGCGCGGCCTCCTCCTCGGAAAGCTCCTTCCCCTCTGCCAGGGCGGCGAGATAAGGTTTAAGCCGCTCCACCGAACCCTCCCCTTCCGGAAAATTTTTTCCATAACTTACCCTCTTCCCGGCACTTATTAAACCCTCGATTCCGCTAAATTGAGGATGGTTTGCGCAATCCCCGAGACGGTGATAAGAAAGGGGAGAAGCCAGAAGGGAGGTGCGCAATGGGCAAGAGGATCGTGGTAATAGGTGCGGTGGCTTGCGGCCCCAAGGCGGCCTGCCGGGCCAAACGACTCATGCCCGAGGCGGAAATCACCCTCATCGACAAGGACGATCTCATCTCCTACGGAGGCTGCGGAATCCCCTATTACATCTCTGGGGACATTCCCGACGAAAATCAGCTCCGGGAGACCTCCTTTCACATGCTCCGGGACGAATACTTTTTCGAAAACGCCAAGGGAATCGACCGGGTGCTTACCCGCACGCTTGCCACGGACATAGACCGGGAGCGAAAGGTGGTGAGGGTCAAACACCTCGATTCCGGGGAGGAAGAGGAGATCCCTTACGACAATCTGGTTCTGGCCACGGGGTCCACTCCTTTTATTCCTCCCATTCCGGGCCGGGACCTCGATGGGGTTTACGCCATCGCGAATCTTCACAAGGCCATAGAGATCAAGAACCGCCTGGCCCGGGGGCAGGTGGAACGCGCCGTTATTATCGGAGCCGGTCCCATAGGGCTTGAGATGGCCGAGGCCTTTGCCGACCTCTGGGGGGTGGAGACCACGGTGCTGGAATACTTCGACCAGGTGCTGCCCAGGCTGATCGATCCACCGCTCGCCCGGATGGTGGAGCATCATCTCCGGGAGAAGGGCGTTCGGGTGGTGGTGAACGCCCGTATCAAGGAAATTCGCGGAAAGGACGGCCGGGTTGTCGAGGTGGTGGAGGAACGGGGGAGTTATCCCGCCGACATAGTGGTCTTCGCCACCGGGGTGCGTCCCAATGTTGACCTGGCCCGGCGGGCCGGTCTCCTGGTGGACCGGGGCATCGTGGTGAACGATCGCCTCCAGACCTCGGACCCCAACATATACGCCGGGGGCGACTGCATCGAGACCGTGCATCTGGTCACCGGAAAGAGGGTGGTGCTTCCCCTGGGATCGCTGGCCAACCGTCAGGGCCGGGTCATCGGGGACAATCTGGCCGGGCGTCCCACGCGTTTCCCGGGCGTGGTGGGAGCCTTTATCATGAAGTGTTTCGATCTGGCCATCGGAGCCTGCGGGCTTTCCCTCTCCGTGGCCCGCGCCGAGGGATTCGACGCCGATTACGCCCTGGGGAATCAGACCGAACGGGCGCACTACTATCCGGAGGCCGAGTTCATCTTCGTGGAGCTGGTGTTCGACCGGAGAACCCGACGGGTGCTGGGCTTCCAGGCCGTAGGTCCCAAAACGGACGGAACGCTCGCCCGGATCCACGCCGTCTCCTCCGTCCTGCCCCATCGCCCCACGGTGGAGGACCTCATCTCCCTCGAGCTGGCCTACGCTCCTCCCTTCAATTCCGCCCTGGATCCCATTCACGATGTGGCCCACACCGCGGAGAACCTCCTTGACGGGATCCTGGTCCAGATGGACTGGGAGGAGGTCCTGCGGAGACTCCGGGAGGGGGATCCCGATACCGTTTTCGTGGATACCCGTCATCCCCGGGAGGCCGAGCCCCTGGTCAGGAAGTATCCCGGCCGCTGGATCCATGTGGAATACGACAAGGTGCGCCGCGAGATGGATCGCATCCCCCGGGACAAGGATGTGATCCTCATCTGTAATTCCAGCCGCCGGGCCTACGAGGCCCAGAGGTGGTTGACCGCCGCCGGCTATACCCGGACCTTCGTACCTCCGGGGGGACTCAACTTCCTGCGACGCTGGGGAGTGGAGCTTTAAAAGTGAAATTTCTTTACATTGCGCTGGGCGGAAGCCTGGGGGCGGTCTGTCGTTATCTGGTTAGCGGCTGGTTCCTGCGCTTCGGAGCCGATTTCCCCCTGGGAACGTTGGTGGTTAACCTGCTGGGGGCACTCCTTCTGGGGTTTTTTATGGAACTGTCCACCCGGACCCTCCTTATACCCCCGGAAATCAGGCTGCTGGTGGCGGTGGGATTCCTGGGCTCCTTTACCACCTTTTCCACTTTTGCCTACGAGACCGGAGAGCTCCTCAAGGAAGGGGAATGGATTTTCTTCGTCCTTAATGTAAGTCTGAGTGTGGGGCTGGGGCTTTTCGGAGTAAAATTGGGGGAAGCTCTGGCCCGGGTTCTGGTGCGATGAACGGCCGCTGCGTACTCCTTTCCATATACCTGGACGAGGACGAGAAGGTGGGGCGCAAGCCCCTTTACCGGGCCATTTTGGATTTCCTCTGGGAAAAGGATATTCACGGCTTGACCATGTTTAAGGGGGTTTACGGTTACGGACCGGACAAGAAGGTCCACTCGGCAAGGCTCCTGCGAGCCTCGGAGAATCTGCCCCTGAAGATTGAAGTGGTGGAAACCTGGGAAAAGGTGGAGAGTCTTCTTCCGGAACTCGAGAAATTGATTACCCGAGGGATGATCACCGTAACCGAACTTTATACCATCTGTCACAAGAGGCCTCCCTGCGGCGATGATTAAGGGGATAAGGGGATTCAAGGACATCCTGCCGGAGGAGACCCCGGCCTGGAGCTGGCTTGAGAGCCGGGCCCGGGAACTCCTGCTTCGCTACGGTTTTTCCGAGGTGCGACTTCCCATTCTCGAACGCACGGAACTCTTTGCCCGAAGTATTGGGGAGGCCACCGACATCGTGGAAAAGGAGATGTACACCTTCGTGGATCGCAGCGGTGAGAGTCTCACCCTGCGTCCGGAGGCCACGGCGGGCATGGTGAGGGCCTTTATCGAACACGGTCTCCATGTGCGTCCCCGACCGCTCAGGCTCTTCACCATAGGGCCCATGTTTCGGCACGAGCGTCCCCAGAAGGGACGCCTGCGCCAGTTCCATCAGGTCGATGTGGAGGTGTTCGGGGAGGCCTCTGCCGGGGTAGATGCCGAGCTGGTGGCTCTCGCCCTGGAGATTCTCTCCGCCGGGGGAGCCCGGGATCTTCGCCTGGAGATCAATTCTCTGGGGTGTCCGGAGTGCCGGAAGCCTTACCGGGACGAACTGAGGAAGTTTCTTCTGGCCCGAAGGGACCGTCTCTGCGAGGACTGTCAGCGGCGGGCCGAACGAAATCCCCTGAGGGCGCTCGACTGTAAAAAGGAGTCCTGTCAGGCGGAATTCCGGGAGGCCCCCGGTCTTTCCAGTTTCCTTTGCGAGGACTGCCGGGAGCACTATCAGGCCTTCAGGGAGTATCTGCGGGAAGCCGGAATTCGTTTCGAGGAGAACATCCGTCTGGTTCGGGGGCTCGACTACTACACCAGGACCATTTTTGAGATTAAGGCTCCGGGCCTCGGGGCTCAGGATACGGTGGCCGCCGGGGGGCGTTACGATGGTCTGGTTTCCGCTCTGGGAGGACCGGAGACCCCGGCGGTGGGCTTTGCCATCGGCATGGAAAGATGGTTGCTTACGGCAAGACCGCCGCAGGATCTCCGTCCCGCTCCGGAACTTTTCATCGCCCCCCTGGGAGAGGAGGCCCTGCGCCGGGCCCTGTGGCTGGCCCTCCACCTGCGCAGGAAAGGTCTTCGCGTCGAAACCGATTACGGAGGAAGAAGCCTTAAGGCCCTCCTGCGTCAGGCCGACCGTCTGGGGGCCCGAATGGTGCTGATCCTGGGCGAGGAGGAACTCCGCAGCGGGCGGGCCATCCTCAAGGATCTTTCGAGCGGGTTTCAGCAGGTGCTCCCCTTTTCCGACCTTCGTGATCTGTCCAATCGGATTCTCATCGAGATCCTTTTCTGATGCTCGAGGCCTTGGTTCTCTTTCTGGCCGCTTTCGTTCAGGGACTGGCCGGTTTCGCCTTTGCGCTTCTCGCCGTTCCTCTTCTTTCCCTGGAATGGCCTCTTTTGCGCGTGGTGCCCCTGGTGGCCCTCTGCGGATTCACCCTCAATGTGCTCATGTTATGGCTCCTTCGGCGGAGTTTCCACTGGCGTCCGGTGGCGGGACTGGTGCTTGCCGCGATTCCGGGAGTTTTCGTGGGAGCTAAGGCTCTGGGGTTTTTCCCGGAGAAGGTCCTGCGCTGGGTGCTTTTTGTGGCGGTTTCGGGGTACGCTCTGTGGGAAACGCTGAACCCTGGGGCCCGCAGGATAAGGCTTTCTCCCCGCTGGGGCCCCCTTTTCGGCTTTGCCGCCGGCTTCCTGGGAGGAATGCTCAATACCCCCGGACCCCCGGTGGTTGTTTATGTGAGTCTTTTGCGCATGGATAAGGACACCCTGAAAAGCGCCCTTCAGGGCGCCTTCCTTTGCATCGCCGCCTTTATGGTGGCGGCCCACGGTCTTTACGGACGCCTGAGCCCGGAAATTTTAAGACTTTACGCCACTTACCTCCCCTTCATCGTGGGAGGAATGTTCCTCGGGCAATGGATCTATCTCCGCCTGGGGGAAAGGTCCTACCACCGGCTCGTTCACCTCTTTCTGGTGCTTTCGGCCCTGGCCTCCCTTCTCAAGGTCTTTTAAGGTCTTTTCCCTTGCCGAAAGGATTTAACCGGAATAGATTGATGGGAAAACGCCGAGGGGAGGGGTTTTGAAGGTCAAGCACTGGATGGTCAAGGAGGTCATCACCGTTTCCCCGGAGGAGAGCCTGGAGGAAGCGGTAAGGCTCATGGAGCGGCACGCCATCCGGCATCTTCCCGTAACCGAGGGGGATCGTCTTCTCGGCTTTCTCACCGAGAGCACCATTCGCCAGTACACCAGGCCCGGAGAACTCTCGCGTCCGGTACGGGAGGTGATGATTCAGAATCCCATTACCGTATCCCCGGAGGCCACCATCGACGAGGCCGCCCGCATCATCTATCGCCACAAGATCGGAGGACTTCCGGTGGTGGAAAAGGGCCGTTTGGTGGGTATAATTACCATTACGGATTTGTTGGAGGCCTTTATAGAGCTTATGGGCCTCTTACGGTCGAGTTCGCGGGTGGATGTGATTCCGAAGGAACCGGAGGGGCTGGACGGGGTGCTGGAGATCATTCGGGCCCACGGGGGGCGGGTTATTTCCATAGGCATGGATGTGGATCCCTGCGGGGAGCGGGTATATTACATCAGGCTGGAAAAGATGCCGGTGGAACCCCTGGCTTCGGCCCTGGAGGTGGCCGGCCATCGGGTGATCGCCGTAGTAGACTGAGAAAGGAGGGGCATCATGGGAGAGTTTAAGGTGCGTAAGACCATCGACGAGATCAACGAGCGGATTCGGCGGGGTGAGGCCGTGGTGGTCACGGCCGAGGAGATGGTCAGAATCGTTCGCGAGGTGGGTCCGGAGGAGGCCGCCCGCGAGGTGGATGTGGTGACCACCGGGACCTTCTCTCCCATGTGTTCCTCCGGGGCCTTCATCAACTTCGGGCACACCGTGCCCACCATAAAGGCCTATCGGGTGTGGCTGAACGGAGTGCCGGCCTACGCGGGACTCGCCGCGGTGGACATCTACATAGGGGCCACGGAGCCTGCCGAGGACGACCCTCTGAACAAGGTCTTTCCGGGTGAGTTCCGCTACGGCGGGGGGCATGTGATTCACGATCTTGTGGCCGGAAAGAAGGTTCACCTTCGGGCCATCGCTTACGGCACGCATTGCTATCCCCGCAAGGAGTACGAGGCCGAGATTACGCTTGCGGATCTGCCCTATGCGGTGCTCTGCAATCCCCGTAACGCCTATCAGAACTACAACTGCGCCATAAATCTTTCCGAAAAGACCCTTTACACCTACATGGGGGTGTTGCGTCCGCACGCCGGAAACGCCAATTATGCCACCGCGGGGCAACTTTCCCCGCTTCTTAAGGATCCCTATCTCAAGACCATAGGGATCGGGACCCGGATCTTTCTGGGGGGAGCCAAGGGATATGTGGTGTGGGCCGGGACCCAGCACAATATGGAGGTAAAACGCACCGAGAAGGGGGTTCCTCTTACCCCGGCGGCCACCCTCATGGTGCTCGGCAACCTCAAGGATATGGATCCCCGGTGGGTGGTGGGCACCAGTCATATCGGCTACGGCTGCTCCATGGCGGTGGGGCTGGGGATACCCATCCCCGTCTTGAACGAGGAGGTGGCCCGCTGGACCGGTCTCGGGGACGACGAGCTCTTCACTCAGGTGGTGGACTACGCTTACGATTACCCCAACGGGATCAAGCGCAATTACGGAATCGTGAGCTATGCCGAGCTCAAGAGCGGCAAGATCAAGGTCCTGGACAAGGAGGTACCCACCGTCCCCATCTCCAGTTATGTCCGGGCCAGGGAGATAGCCGAGATTCTCAAGGGGTGGATAAAACGCGGGGAGATGCTTCTTACCGAACCGGTGGCCCCGATTCCGGGGGCGGAGCTCTTCCCCTTCCGTCCTCGCGGCGGGTGATCCCGGAGGCCCTGGAGAGTATTCTGCGCCCCCTGGAGAGGGTGGCGGTGGCCCTTTCCGGGGGGGTGGACAGTGCCGTGCTGGCGGCGGCCGCCGCCCGGATTCTGGGGCCGGAGCGGGTCCTGGCCCTGACCGCCACGGGACCTATTTTCCCTCCCGGCGAAGCGGAACTGGCCCGGGAAACGGCCCGGATCCTGAAAGTCGAGCACAAAGAAGTATTTTTTGACGCCTTATCTCTTCCGGAATTTCGGGAAAACCCTCCGGATCGCTGTTATCACTGCAAGAAGACCCTTTTTGAATTATTCCTGAGAGAAGTACGGAATTTCGGAGCGAAAGCCCTTCTTGATGGAACCCAGGCGGACGACCTCCTGGAGGATCGTCCCGGGCTTCGCGCCCTTTCGGAACTCGGGGTGAGGAGTCCCCTTGCGGAGGCTGGATTGACCAAGGGAGAGGTAAGGGAACTTGCCCGCGGCCTGGGGCTCCTCCAGGCCGAGAGGCCCTCCTCCCCCTGTCTGGCCACCCGGTTTCCCCCGGGGGAGCCTGTCACCCGGGAAGGACTTGAACGGGTGCTGAGGGCCGAGGATTTTCTCCTGAAGCACCTGAACCTGGCCCCCATCCGGGTGCGTCTGGTGCGCGGCGAGGCGCGGATCGAAGCCCCCCCGGAGGCCCTGGATCAGTTATTTGCCGCACGGGAGAAGATAATCCCTGTTCTCAAAAGACTGGGGTTCAAGCGGGTGGCCCTCGATCTCGAGGGTTATCGGACCGGTTCGCTTGTGATTCGGGAAAAATTAAGGTAATTTTCACAAAAAGATCCCGGATTGTTTTCAATTTGGTCCTTGTAAAGGATTAAAGAAATCCGTGAGAATTTTTGATAAGGAGAGAGGAAATGAGCACCCTCGTGGATAGGGATCTTCAGGAGATTCGCAATCATCTTCTGGAGATGTGTCGTCTGGTGGTGGAGATGGTGCGATCCGCGGTGACCGCCTTTGAGAAACGGGATCCCCGGCTGGCCGAAAGGGTCATAGAGCAGGATTCCCGCATCGACGCCCTGGATCTGGCCATAGACCGGATCTGTCTGGAGACCATCGCCCTTAAACACCCCGTGGCCAGCGATCTGCGCTTCGTGGTCTCCACCCTGGACATGATCCGGGATCTGGAACGCCTCGGGGATCAGGCGGTGAACATCGCCGAGCGGGTTCCCCGACTGCTCGCCCTGCCCCATGTGTTTACCTGTCCGGTGGACCTTTCCGAGATGGCCAGAAAGGCCCTGCGCATGCTCGAGGAGGTGATCAACGCCTTTGTGGCCCGGGATACCCGAAAGGCCAGAGAGATCAAGACCTGGGACGATGAGGTGGATCGGTACAAGAAGCTGGTCATCGACAGGATAGTGGATTGTATGGAGAAGAAACTGGAGGTGGTCCGGGTGGGGGTGGAATACATTATCGTGGCCCAGAATCTGGAACGGGTGGCGGATCTGGCCACGAACATCGCCGAGGAGATCATCTACATCGTGGAGGGTAAACTGGTCAAACACGAAGAGATCTGGCCGGAACTGCCTCCGGTGGAAAGGCCGGATCTCTTCGGATTGCTTGAGCGACACGCCCGTCTGGTGATTGAATGTACGGAGCGTTTGCCCCTGGCCCTTGAGGCCTATTTTCAGCGTGATTCCGGGAGACTTCGGGAGATTTCCGAAGACATCATAGCCATCGAAAGGGAGGCGGACCGGCTCAAACAGAACATCCGGGGGCATCTTCCCTACGGGATCATCACTCCGGTGGACAAGTTCGAGCTCTTTCTGTTTCTCAAGGAACAGGACGCCGTGGCCGACGCCGCCGAGGACATCCTCAAGTGGCTTACCTTCAAGCAGGTGGAGGTGCCGGAGGATATCGCCGGGGAAATCCTCGGGCTTCTCGAGGAAAATGTAAAGACGGCGGAATATCTGGTGCCGCTCATCGAAAAGTCCAAGAGCTACATCGAGAGGGGGGACGATGTTTCCCGGCAGGATGCCAAAGAAATTGTGAGAGACATCCGGCGTCGGGAGCATGAAAACGACCTTCTGGCCACCGAGATAAAGCGGAAGGTCTTCGCCCTTGATTCCGATTTCCTGCAGGTTTATTTTCTATTAAAACTTTTGGATTATATTGGAGAGATCTCCGGACGGACTGAAAATGCGGCGGATCTGATGCGTGCAATGATTGCCAAAGCGTAGGAGGAGGCGTATGAGACCGGTGACCCTGCAACCCTCGGAGGTAAAGGCCGAACTCGAACGGCTTGAGGATAGACTCTTCGAGTTAAGGAGGTGTCTTTGACCCGGATCGAGTTAAGGCTCGTCTGGAGGTTCTGGAAAAGGAGATAGTCAATCCGGGATTCTGGGAGTCTCCCGAATCCCGGGAGATTTTGAAGGAACGCTCCCGTCTGATGGACCTCCTATCCCGCTGGAAGGAACTCTCGCGGCGAATGGATGATCTGCGGGTTCTTTTTGAACTTGCGGTGGAGGAGGACGACGAGGAGACCCTGAGGGAGGTGAAATCCGAGCTTTCCGAGCTCGAAAAGATCCTTTCCGAGGAGGAATTGAGGGTACTTCTTTCCGGGGAGCACGATGCCTCCAACGCCATCGTTACCATTCACGCCGGGGCCGGGGGAACCGAGGCCCAGGACTGGGTGGAGATGCTTCTGCGCATGTATACCCGCTGGGCCGAGCGCAAGGGCTTCCGGGTTCGGGTGGTGGATTTGCTGGCCGGGGAGGAGGCCGGTCTAAAGTATGTGACTTTTGTGGTGGAGGGTCCTTACGCCTACGGGTACTTAAAGGCCGAGAAAGGGGTCCATCGGCTGGTGCGGATTTCTCCCTTTGACGCGAGCGGTCGCCGGCACACCTCCTTTGCCTCGGTCACCGTGATCCCGGAGATTGAGGAAAACATAGAGATCGAAATCCGTCCCGAGGATTTGCGCATAGAGACCATGCGGGCCTCCGGGCACGGCGGACAACATGTGAACAAGACCGAGACCGCGGTGCGGATAACCCATCTTCCCACCGGTATCGTGGTGACCTGTCAGAACGAACGCAGCCAGCATCTTAACAAGGCCATGGCGCTGAAGATCCTAAAGGCCCGGCTCTACGAATTAGAAAGACGCAAACTGGAGGAAAAGAAGGCCCAGCTCATGGGGGAGAAGAAGGAGATCGCCTGGGGCAGTCAGATCCGTTCCTATGTGTTACAACCTTACCGTCTGGTCAAGGATCACCGAACCGGGTACGAGACCGGGAATGTAGAGGCGGTGCTTGACGGAGAGATCGATCCCTTTATCCGGGCCTATCTTCTGGCGCGGGTTCGCACGGAAAGGGGATCTTCCGGTGAGACTCCTCCGGAGGTGCCCGCATCCGGAAAGACTACCGAAGAGGGGGTCAGAGTTGGCGCGTAAAAAAGGTCCCAGGGTTCTTCTGATGCTTGAGGACGGCACTCACTTCTGGGGCCGGTCCTTTACCGGTCCCGGGGAGGCTTTCGGAGAGATGGTCTTCAACACCGCCATCACCGGCTATCAGGAGATCCTTACCGATCCCTCCTACAAAGGCCAGATCGTGGCCATGACCTACCCTTTAATCGGAAACTACGGGGTGAACTCCGAGGATTCCGAGAGCCTGGGC
The window above is part of the Thermosulfurimonas sp. F29 genome. Proteins encoded here:
- the phoU gene encoding phosphate signaling complex protein PhoU, coding for MSTLVDRDLQEIRNHLLEMCRLVVEMVRSAVTAFEKRDPRLAERVIEQDSRIDALDLAIDRICLETIALKHPVASDLRFVVSTLDMIRDLERLGDQAVNIAERVPRLLALPHVFTCPVDLSEMARKALRMLEEVINAFVARDTRKAREIKTWDDEVDRYKKLVIDRIVDCMEKKLEVVRVGVEYIIVAQNLERVADLATNIAEEIIYIVEGKLVKHEEIWPELPPVERPDLFGLLERHARLVIECTERLPLALEAYFQRDSGRLREISEDIIAIEREADRLKQNIRGHLPYGIITPVDKFELFLFLKEQDAVADAAEDILKWLTFKQVEVPEDIAGEILGLLEENVKTAEYLVPLIEKSKSYIERGDDVSRQDAKEIVRDIRRREHENDLLATEIKRKVFALDSDFLQVYFLLKLLDYIGEISGRTENAADLMRAMIAKA
- the prfB gene encoding peptide chain release factor 2 (programmed frameshift) encodes the protein MRPVTLQPSEVKAELERLEDRLFELGGVFDPDRVKARLEVLEKEIVNPGFWESPESREILKERSRLMDLLSRWKELSRRMDDLRVLFELAVEEDDEETLREVKSELSELEKILSEEELRVLLSGEHDASNAIVTIHAGAGGTEAQDWVEMLLRMYTRWAERKGFRVRVVDLLAGEEAGLKYVTFVVEGPYAYGYLKAEKGVHRLVRISPFDASGRRHTSFASVTVIPEIEENIEIEIRPEDLRIETMRASGHGGQHVNKTETAVRITHLPTGIVVTCQNERSQHLNKAMALKILKARLYELERRKLEEKKAQLMGEKKEIAWGSQIRSYVLQPYRLVKDHRTGYETGNVEAVLDGEIDPFIRAYLLARVRTERGSSGETPPEVPASGKTTEEGVRVGA
- the larE gene encoding ATP-dependent sacrificial sulfur transferase LarE, whose protein sequence is MIPEALESILRPLERVAVALSGGVDSAVLAAAAARILGPERVLALTATGPIFPPGEAELARETARILKVEHKEVFFDALSLPEFRENPPDRCYHCKKTLFELFLREVRNFGAKALLDGTQADDLLEDRPGLRALSELGVRSPLAEAGLTKGEVRELARGLGLLQAERPSSPCLATRFPPGEPVTREGLERVLRAEDFLLKHLNLAPIRVRLVRGEARIEAPPEALDQLFAAREKIIPVLKRLGFKRVALDLEGYRTGSLVIREKLR